The proteins below come from a single Serpentinimonas raichei genomic window:
- a CDS encoding O-succinylhomoserine sulfhydrylase, translating into MSRPTTDPSPPAALHRDTLALRTAVERSQHGEHSEALYLSSGFVQPSAAAAARRFAGEEEGYTYGRSGNPTVTSFEQRLAALEGSQAALATASGMAAFTLVCFALLKAGDHVVYSQSMFGSTLKLIGAEFARFGVASTCVPQTDLAAWRQAMRPETRLLLAETPTNPLTEVCDIAALAELAHKAGAWLAVDNCLATPALQRPLEFGADLVLHSGTKYLDGQGRVMAGAVCASAELIHQRLLPVQKNTGMVLSPFNAWVVLKGLETLSLRLRAQSAQALALAQWLQTHPAVARVHYPGLPTHPQHALAMRQMDGCGGAVLSFELHASSAEQARARAFHVLDALQVLSLCTNLGDTKTLCAHPASTSHGKLSEAQRQAAGIGQGLIRVAVGLEHMPDIEADLLRGLDTLDAL; encoded by the coding sequence ATGAGCCGCCCCACGACCGACCCATCCCCACCCGCTGCCCTGCACCGCGACACGCTGGCGCTGCGCACGGCGGTCGAGCGCAGCCAGCATGGCGAGCACTCGGAAGCGCTGTATTTGAGCAGCGGCTTCGTGCAGCCCAGCGCCGCCGCCGCCGCGCGCCGCTTTGCCGGCGAGGAGGAGGGCTACACCTACGGCCGCAGCGGCAACCCGACCGTGACCAGCTTCGAGCAGCGCTTGGCCGCGCTCGAAGGCAGCCAAGCCGCGCTGGCCACCGCCTCCGGCATGGCCGCCTTCACACTGGTCTGCTTTGCCTTGCTCAAGGCGGGCGACCACGTGGTCTATTCGCAGTCCATGTTTGGCTCCACCCTCAAGCTGATCGGGGCCGAGTTTGCGCGCTTTGGCGTGGCCTCCACCTGCGTGCCGCAAACCGATCTGGCGGCCTGGCGCCAAGCCATGCGGCCCGAAACCCGGCTGCTGCTGGCCGAAACCCCCACCAACCCGCTCACCGAGGTGTGCGACATCGCCGCCCTGGCCGAGCTGGCGCACAAGGCCGGTGCCTGGCTGGCGGTGGACAACTGCCTGGCCACCCCGGCGCTGCAGCGCCCGCTCGAATTCGGGGCCGACCTCGTGCTGCACTCGGGCACCAAGTACCTCGACGGCCAAGGCCGAGTCATGGCCGGTGCGGTTTGCGCCAGCGCCGAGCTGATCCACCAGCGCCTGCTGCCGGTGCAAAAAAACACCGGCATGGTGCTGTCGCCCTTCAACGCTTGGGTGGTGCTCAAGGGCCTGGAAACCCTGAGCCTGCGCCTGCGCGCACAAAGCGCGCAAGCGCTGGCGCTGGCGCAGTGGCTGCAAACGCACCCTGCCGTGGCGCGGGTGCATTATCCGGGTCTGCCCACGCACCCGCAGCACGCCTTGGCCATGCGCCAGATGGACGGCTGCGGCGGCGCGGTGCTCTCATTCGAACTGCATGCCAGCAGCGCCGAGCAAGCGCGCGCGCGCGCCTTCCACGTGCTCGACGCCTTGCAAGTGCTCTCGCTGTGCACCAACCTGGGCGACACCAAAACCCTGTGCGCGCACCCGGCCAGCACCTCGCACGGCAAGCTCAGCGAAGCGCAGCGCCAGGCCGCTGGCATAGGTCAAGGGCTGATCCGTGTCGCCGTGGGCCTAGAGCATATGCCCGACATCGAGGCCGATTTGTTGCGCGGCCTCGACACCCTCGATGCCCTCTGA
- the gltX gene encoding glutamate--tRNA ligase yields the protein MTTPDTEQRGTPPRIRTRFAPSPTGFIHLGNIRSAIYPWAFARAQGGDFILRIEDTDQERSTQAAVDVILQGMAWLGLDFDEGPYYQMQRMARYQAVLAQMLERGLAYPCYMSVADLDALRERQQANKEKPRYDGTWRPEPGKALPPIPEGVQPVLRFKNPQGGVVAWDDKVKGRIEIANAELDDLVLARPAPASQAGEEGAAGEEGEAASGRIGVPTYNFCVVVDDIDMRITHVIRGDDHINNTPRQINILRALGHQPPVYAHLPTVLNEQGEKMSKRNGAKPVTQYRDEGYLPDALLNYLARLGWSHGDDEIFSRQQFLQWFDLEHLGRSAAQFDEAKLRWVNAQHLKALPEAELAPLVAEQLARRGLQADERLPTICALFKDRCDTTVALADWAALFYRDAEVPAAALAEHGVAAQRPALAALAQALAQCEWSRPGIAAALKAVLAAQGLKMPQLAVPVRVLLMGTPNTPSLDAVLALQPREKVLRALQRA from the coding sequence ATGACCACCCCCGACACCGAGCAGCGCGGCACCCCGCCCCGCATCCGCACCCGCTTTGCCCCATCGCCCACCGGCTTCATCCACCTAGGCAACATCCGCTCCGCCATCTACCCTTGGGCCTTTGCCCGTGCCCAAGGGGGCGATTTCATCCTGCGCATCGAAGACACCGACCAAGAGCGCTCCACCCAAGCCGCAGTCGATGTGATCTTGCAAGGCATGGCTTGGCTCGGGCTGGACTTCGACGAAGGCCCCTACTACCAGATGCAGCGCATGGCGCGCTACCAAGCGGTGCTGGCCCAGATGCTGGAGCGCGGCTTGGCCTACCCCTGCTACATGAGCGTGGCCGATCTCGACGCGCTGCGCGAGCGCCAGCAGGCCAACAAGGAAAAGCCGCGCTACGACGGCACCTGGCGGCCCGAGCCGGGCAAGGCTTTGCCGCCCATACCTGAGGGCGTGCAGCCGGTGCTGCGCTTCAAAAACCCGCAAGGCGGCGTGGTGGCTTGGGACGACAAGGTCAAGGGCCGCATCGAGATCGCCAACGCCGAGCTCGACGACCTCGTGCTTGCCCGCCCGGCCCCGGCCAGCCAAGCGGGTGAGGAGGGCGCAGCGGGTGAGGAGGGCGAGGCGGCCAGCGGGCGCATCGGCGTGCCGACCTACAACTTTTGCGTGGTCGTCGATGACATCGACATGCGCATCACGCACGTGATACGCGGCGACGACCACATCAACAACACCCCGCGCCAGATCAACATCCTGCGCGCCCTCGGGCACCAGCCGCCGGTCTATGCGCACCTGCCCACCGTGCTCAACGAGCAGGGCGAGAAGATGAGCAAGCGCAACGGCGCCAAACCGGTGACGCAGTACCGCGACGAAGGCTACCTGCCCGATGCCCTGCTCAACTACCTGGCGCGCTTGGGCTGGAGCCACGGCGACGACGAAATTTTTAGCCGCCAGCAGTTTTTGCAGTGGTTCGACCTCGAGCACCTCGGGCGCAGCGCGGCGCAGTTCGACGAAGCCAAGCTGCGCTGGGTCAACGCCCAGCACCTCAAGGCCCTGCCGGAGGCCGAACTGGCCCCGCTGGTGGCCGAGCAACTGGCGCGGCGCGGCTTGCAGGCCGACGAGCGCCTGCCCACCATCTGCGCCCTGTTCAAAGACCGCTGCGACACCACCGTGGCGCTGGCCGACTGGGCCGCCCTGTTTTACCGCGACGCCGAGGTGCCGGCCGCTGCCTTGGCCGAGCACGGCGTGGCGGCGCAGCGGCCGGCGCTGGCGGCACTGGCCCAAGCGCTGGCGCAGTGCGAATGGAGTCGCCCCGGCATCGCGGCCGCACTTAAAGCCGTGCTTGCCGCCCAGGGCCTGAAAATGCCGCAACTGGCCGTGCCGGTGCGGGTTTTGCTCATGGGCACCCCCAACACGCCTTCGCTCGATGCCGTGCTGGCCTTGCAGCCGCGCGAAAAAGTTTTGCGTGCCTTGCAAAGGGCCTAA